A single Neospora caninum Liverpool complete genome, chromosome VIIb DNA region contains:
- a CDS encoding putative WD domain, G-beta repeat-containing protein gives MSSDEEEMRAIRAARHFKTRAQRREEDAAQARAACRRKEGKGESGTAERSEEDGQDRESDYDSFGPCLRRKDSVYSSSLGGKAAGRVVANASDEESDDDWGPKPVRASNPSSPSRAERQILGRQTSLSGEEEESDDDLTFGPQPLSCSSSSFSSRTASARGKKSGLASKASSSEEEARSCSETSEPAGVSSSRPLAVSFDDEDFLLGLAPELPSSASLPSARDKGEHNAAEDPEFRVRRGTDRNNRRKGRDTKEEEEDEEEEEDEEGEEDEEEEAAQLRSAIGLPAAFGLAGAKKPECKNSIVKSRAAKSKAAAVGSSSLSAEETQRMKRREEVDGEKNEGTRGPHSRDFDADARDQADDTGESEEEEKWRTLGLPVSLEVYVPAHQPSLASALALNPKANRMATGGSDGVVRFWDFQGMTSRMRSYRQVTPVEKHTVEALAFSTRNDFLLVASGDSQCRVYDSQDPSQPVVTTTKGDMYIRDVSHTKGHTHKVLDCHFHPLDKNQFLSCGLDASVRLWDLNAPLYGMLQTLPHMACLKAVDRRGLNSSATHCTSCMYTPTAAKAVVVGCADGSLQMWGNVGSKKTFGRPDAIVRDFQLSSTGASSAGSGIRHNSKGVTGLRTWRGGDGGFETAILSLRGFRDDYRFVSRGGDGVLALWDLRKFKAPVKRVEGLPTESHRAGVCLSPDEKYVCTTSQVGGKSKPAKPRDPSLAGRASPDEAGGSLEIFNADDLSRVASFPLAVGRAPLRVEWPQETNQILCSCSDGCVSIFFDRTLSQKGALLFVDTPQGRRRREEEETGDSLVFAKEYIFVPGQLPEGYKETFDGKIIKVVPRGKERLRRFLETQKTSVPPRPAKEGYGGANVGGGNRSQHLLKKLGLLDPEKLRQEEEQDPVEALRAYAAKTAKAGVDSQFISRAYATTQPKPVLNVDVEEEDEDEFLKQRERCPRCALRMCQCGYMEEMEKLGGGRDGGDASDSRDRKKQKTGA, from the exons ATGTCGAGTGACGAAGAGGAAATGCGCGCTATACGCGCGGCCCGGCACTTCAAGACGCGggcacagaggcgagaggaagacgccgcgcaGGCCCGAGCGGCTTGTCgacggaaagagggaaaaggagagtcGGGCACCGCCGaacgaagcgaggaagatgGACAGGACCGAGAGAGCGATTACGACTCCTTTGGTCCCTGTCttcgaagaaaagacagtGTGTATTCTTCTTCCCTTGGAGGAAAGGCAGCGGGTCGCGTTGTTGCTAAcgccagcgacgaggaaTCGGACGACGACTGGGGCCCCAAGCCGGTTCGTGCATCCaatccttcctcgccttccaggGCGGAACGGCAGATACTCGGTCGTCAGACGTCGTTgtcaggcgaggaagaagagtcgGACGACGACCTGACTTTTGGTCCTCAACCTCTTTcttgttcgtcttcgtccttttcttcccgcaCGGCCTCTGCCCGAGGCAAGAAGAGCGGTCTTGCCTCCAAGGCATCTTCttcggaagaagaagcacggTCGTGTTCCGAGACTTCCGAGCCTGcaggcgtctcttcctctcggcccCTTGCCGTCTCTTTCGATGATGAAgactttcttctcggcctaGCGCCGGagctgccttcctcggcctccctTCCTAgtgcgagagacaaaggggaGCACAACGCGGCAGAAGACCCGGAGTTCCGAGTGCGTAGGGGTACCGATCGGAAcaacagaagaaagggaagagacacaaaagaggaagaggaagacgaagaggaggaggaagacgaagagggagaggaggacgaggaagaggaggcggcgcaaCTAAGAAGCGCGATAGGCCTGCCTGCTGCCTTTGGTTTagcaggagcgaagaaaccCGAGTGCAAAAACAGTATCGTTAAGTCAAGGGCTGCAAAATCGAAAGCGGCGGCAGTCGGTTCGTCATCTCTCtccgcagaggagacgcaacgcatgaagagaagagaagaggtcgacggcgagaagaatgAAGGCACACGCGGACCCCACAGTCGCGACTTTGAtgcagacgcgagagaccaAGCGGACGACACGGGCGAatctgaagaagaggaaaagtgGCGAACTCTCGGCCTGCCGGTCTCGCTGGAGGTTTATGTCCCAGCACACCAGCCGTCGCTGGCGAGCGCTCTCGCTCTGAACCCAAAGGCAAACCGAATG GCAacgggaggaagcgacggagtCGTGCGATTCTGGGATTTTCAAGGCATGACGAGCCGGATGCGAAGCTACCGGCAGGTAACCCCGGTGGAGAAGCATACAGTCGAGGCGTTGGCCTTCAGCACTCGGAACGATTTTCTTCTGGTTGCAAGCGGCGATTCTCAGTGTCGCGTCTACGACTCTCAGGATCCCTCCCAGCCAGTCGTGACCACAACAAAGGGCGACATGTACATTCGAGATGTTTCGCACACAAAGGGTCACACGCACAAAGTTCTGGACTGTCACTTCCACCCTCTGGACAAAAACCAGTTTCTGTCTTGCGGACTGGACGCCAGCGTGAGGCTCTGGGACTTGAATGCGCCGCTGTACGGCATGCTGCAAACGCTTCCTCACATGGCCTGTCTGAAAGCAGTGGACCGACGGGGCCTGAACAGCAGTGCGACGCACTGCACgagctgtatgtacacccccacggcggcgaaggcagtGGTTGTGGGCTGTGCCGACGGATCCCTCCAGATGTGGGGCAATGTGGGCAGCAAGAAGACTTTTGGACGTCCCGATGCGATTGTCCGAGACTTCCAACTTTCGTCCACTGGAGCCTCTTCGGCAGGCTCAGGGATCAGGCACAACTCGAAAGGGGTCACCGGGCTGAGGACTTGGCGCGGCGGGGACGGCGGGTTCGAAACGGCCATCTTGTCTTTGAGAGGGTTCCGGGACGACTaccgcttcgtttctcgaGGTGGAGATGGAGTTCTAGCTCTGTGGGACCTGAGAAAGTTCAAAGCGCCTGTAAAGCGGGTCGAGGGTTTGCCGACAGAGAGTCACCGAGCCGGGGTCTGTCTGTCCCCGGATGAAAAGTACGTCTGTACAACTAGCCAAGTTGGAGGCAAGTCGAAACCTGCGAAGCCGCGCGATCCCTCTTTGGCCGGGCGCGCGTCCCCCGACGAAGCTGGAGGATCACTGGAGATCTTCAACGCGGACGACCTTTCTCGAgtcgcctcgtttcctctcgccgtcggtcGCGCACCGCTTCGCGTCGAGTGGCCGCAGGAGACGAACCAGATCTTGTGCTCCTGCTCCGACGGCTGTGTGTCGATCTTTTTCGACCGGACACTCTCGCAGAAGGGTGCGCTTCTCTTTGTGGATACGCCGCAAGgtcggcggcgacgcgaggaagaggagacgggcgacAGTCTTGTCTTTGCAAAAGAGTACATTTTTGTCCCGGGCCAGCTTCCCGAAGGATACAAAGAGACCTTTGACGGGAAAATTATCAAGGTCGTTCCTCGAGGGAAggagcgccttcgccggtttctggagacgcagaaaacaTCTGTGCCTCCTCGACCTGCCAAGGAGGGGTATGGCGGCGCCAACGTGGGGGGAGGAAATCGAAGCCAGCATTTGCTGAAGAAGTTGGGGCTGTTGGATCCCGAGAAACTccgacaggaagaggaacaggaTCCCGTGGAGGCTCTCAGGGCGTACGCGGCGAAAACTGCAAAGGCAGGCGTGGACAGCCAGTTCATCAGCAGGGCGTACGCGACGACGCAGCCGAAACCTGTGCTCAACGTagacgtggaagaagaggacgaagatgAGTTTCTGAAGCAACGGGAACGGTGTCCACGGTGTGCGTTGCGCATGTGCCAGTGTGGCTACATggaggaaatggagaaaCTTGGCGGAGGCAGGGAtggcggcgacgcctctgACAGcagggacaggaagaaacaaaagacgGGGGCgtga